The Ostrea edulis chromosome 1, xbOstEdul1.1, whole genome shotgun sequence genomic sequence CAGGACATTCTGGGAGCACGACTAAAGCGACTGGAAGATATATTGGAGGGAAAATCAAATACCGGGATCCAAAACAAACTGAAGCTTTTTGAAAAGCAGAAAACTATAAATGAGAAACTGGATGCTAGGACAACCGAATTAGATACGAACAGTAGGTCAAAAATCGTGTTTAAAGATGTAGAAGAAAATCAGAAATTTACAGCTTCACAAATAAACCTAAACCTATCAAAAACAAATATGTTGCAGAAAGGGTTTGGGAATAAGGAAATAGATTCCAAACAATTTTCTTCACAAGATGCGTTGACAAAATCAGACAGTCACTTCGGGGAAAGGTTTGCAAATAAAACCGAGAAGACAAATTCACCCGGGATTAAAACTCAAAATGGAGAAAAATCACTGGGAATATTAGTACCAAAGCGAGATTTGAGCGGTAAGATAGGCGTCTTGTCTAATTTGAATTTAAGGGCTGTTTGTTATATCTGCTTAATACATGAGCTATTTTTGTAGAATTTCCCTATGTAGCTGCTCTATATCACATTGTTCGTATTTGTCAACATTCACACATTTCCTGGTTGATTTCTGCAGAGACATTTCTCGACTCCGACACATTGCCTCCGAAACTAGTtcattagaaataaaataattttgaatacgCTACTGATTAAATTACTATTATGATTTTCATGTTTCGAAGAAACGTGTTTTTTCTTTCAGGAATGCACCCCACAAAACTCCCTACGAATCCCCCCGTTCCTGTTCATGAGATAGCGGCATTTTCTGCCTATATTTCCGTATATGAAACCCGGCTGACAGAGGCCGTAACTCTAAAGTTCGACAGAATTGTCACAAACATTGGAAATCATTACAACCCATACTCTGGAACATTCATCGTCCCACAACATGGCGTCTATGTTTTTACGTGGGGCCTCTACTGCCATACAGAGGGACATATATTTTCCCAGTTAGTGGTGAACTCAAATTCTGTGGGAGCCACGTATACGTCAAGCGAGGGGTCCAGAAACATTCGCATTACGACAGGGATGGTAGTGGTGGAAGTCAACGTAGGTGACGTAGTGTTCGTCCGTACCCATCCTACACGACCCAACGCAGGAAGTCTCTATAGCGGAGTTGATTTCCGGTCAACATTTAGTGGATGGAAATTATACTAATAAAGCAGTTTTTAAAGGCCTTAattcatatttcattgaaagatCCCGTGATTAcgcgtagaaacgactttttaaatcgtagaaacgattttctaaatcgtagaaacgattttctaaatcgtaggaacgactttttaaatcgtttctacgattttctaaatcgtatAGAAACGACcttttaaatcgtttctacgattttctaaatcgtagaaacgatttattttttctgcttGGTTAAATTGGCACGAATACGCCGTCGTAATTAGGCAAAGAAAGGCGACAAACGAGACAATGATTAAAGaaaggtttgtttttttttatattcacaatGAAGTGAGAATTAGAATGAAAAAATATCATGAAGTATAAGAATATTTTCAAGTGGTTTTACAAGGGTCATTTTGAGAATACTAGTATTCTTAGCTGAGAAATTTTCAAGAGTTGATTTTCTTGTTGAGAATTCTGAGAGTTTTATGACGGCAGGGCCCT encodes the following:
- the LOC125650322 gene encoding uncharacterized protein LOC125650322, whose amino-acid sequence is MWSISTTIILILLTTISKLSFGKSCEERLNNLEGVLKELISRNEKSVVLGDLVKSIVESTVTQQLEARWQRLEYIMKRKLEDYGISLEERLESTQDILGARLKRLEDILEGKSNTGIQNKLKLFEKQKTINEKLDARTTELDTNSRSKIVFKDVEENQKFTASQINLNLSKTNMLQKGFGNKEIDSKQFSSQDALTKSDSHFGERFANKTEKTNSPGIKTQNGEKSLGILVPKRDLSGMHPTKLPTNPPVPVHEIAAFSAYISVYETRLTEAVTLKFDRIVTNIGNHYNPYSGTFIVPQHGVYVFTWGLYCHTEGHIFSQLVVNSNSVGATYTSSEGSRNIRITTGMVVVEVNVGDVVFVRTHPTRPNAGSLYSGVDFRSTFSGWKLY